A window from Triticum aestivum cultivar Chinese Spring chromosome 6D, IWGSC CS RefSeq v2.1, whole genome shotgun sequence encodes these proteins:
- the LOC123143316 gene encoding protein NRT1/ PTR FAMILY 8.3 isoform X2 — protein MKKHTIQVPSPRPYHLLDAGEEPEGGVAVRAPLLRQLTYRSSPSFKRSKSGLASPSFSASPSFSASPSFSYLASPRPRVLPSPRINEHETLLAIPSPTIQEEAPLPPLLDDHNRPSSKAPFVVLGFECLESTAFNGISTNLVVYLETVLHGSNLASASSVTTWIGTSYLTPIFGAVVADTYWGNYNTILVSLAFYLLGMILVTSSAFLPVAAAGGAVAGATGFFSAKTLAFVGLYLVAIGSGGVRSSLLPFGAEQFDDAVVADREGKAAFFSLFYLCVDFGPIVSGLLIVYIQQNVSWALGFGIATACIAAAYAAFLLATPMYKRTMPTGSPLKSLCQVVVAACRKVSLCPPSDAGLLHEASDKDDEPRIAHTAEFSFFDKAAVYSELDLADRIDGEPGSSWKLCTVTQVEELKILLRLLPVWTTSIIVSVAYSQMNTTFIQQGSAMDINVLSLSIPAASLLSFEVLCVLTWVLLYGWVIVPALSRFSISSGGEPSQLQRMGAGRVLMAISMAIAAVVETSRLASAARGEQMSIAWQLPQYFFLAGGEVFCYIAQLEFFYNEAPDTMKSMCTSLALLTIALGSYLSSFIYAVIELLTATADSPGWIADDLNQGHLDYFFWIMAAISMINFFVYSAFARNYKLKTVLS, from the exons ATGAAGAAGCACACCATCCAAGTGCCGTCGCCGCGGCCGTACCACCTCCTCGACGCCGGAGAGGAGCCGGAGGGAGGCGTCGCCGTGCGTGCGCCGCTCCTTCGCCAG CTCACCTACCGTTCGTCTCCGTCGTTCAAACGATCCAAGAGCGGCCTCGCCTCCCCCTCCTTCTCGGCGTCGCCCTCCTTCTCGGCGTCCCCTTCCTTCTCCTACTTGGCCTCCCCCAGGCCCAGGGTCCTGCCTTCCCCGAGGATCAATGAACACGAGACCCTGCTCGCCATTCCCTCGCCCACGATCCAAGAGGAGGCCCCGCTACCGCCGCTTCTcgacgaccacaacagacccagcaGCAAGGCGCCATTCGTAGTGCTAG GGTTCGAGTGCCTGGAGAGCACGGCGTTCAACGGCATCTCCACGAACCTGGTGGTGTACCTGGAGACGGTGCTGCACGGCAGCAACCTCGCGAGCGCCTCCAGCGTCACCACCTGGATCGGCACCAGCTACCTGACGCCCATCTTCGGCGCCGTCGTCGCCGACACCTACTGGGGCAACTACAACACCATCCTCGTCTCCCTCGCCTTCTACCTGCTCGGCATGATCCTCGTCACCTCCTCGGCCTTCCTCCCCGTCGCCGCGGCCGGCGGCGCCGTCGCCGGCGCGACCGGCTTCTTCAGCGCCAAGACGCTGGCGTTCGTGGGGCTCTACCTGGTGGCCATCGGGAGCGGCGGCGTGCGGTCCTCGCTGCTCCCCTTCGGCGCGGAGCAGTTCGACGATGCCGTCGTGGCAGACCGGGAGGGCAAGGCGGCCTTCTTCAGCCTCTTCTACCTCTGCGTCGACTTCGGGCCCATCGTCTCCGGCCTCCTCATCGTCTACATCCAGCAGAACGTCAGCTGGGCGCTCGGCTTCGGGATCGCCACCGCCTGCATCGCCGCCGCCTACGCCGCATTCCTGCTCGCCACGCCCATGTACAAGCGCACCATGCCCACCGGCTCGCCGCTCAAGAGCCTCTGCCAGGTCGTCGTCGCCGCCTGCAGGAAGGTCAGCCTCTGCCCGCCCTCTGACGCCGGCCTCCTCCACGAGGCCAGCGACAAGGACGACGAGCCCAGGATTGCGCACACCGCCGAGTTCAGCTTCTTCGACAAGGCGGCCGTTTACTCGGAGCTGGACCTGGCCGACAGGATCGACGGCGAGCCGGGCTCGTCCTGGAAGCTCTGCACCGTCACGCAGGTCGAGGAGCTCAAGATCCTGCTCCGGCTCCTGCCCGTCTGGACGACCAGCATCATCGTCTCCGTGGCCTACTCCCAGATGAACACCACCTTCATCCAGCAGGGCAGCGCCATGGACATCAACGTGCTGTCCCTCTCCATACCGGCGGCGTCGCTGCTCTCCTTTGAGGTGCTCTGCGTGCTCACCTGGGTGCTCCTCTACGGCTGGGTCATCGTGCCCGCGCTGAGCAGGTTCTCCATCTCCTCGGGCGGGGAGCCGTCGCAGCTGCAGCGGATGGGCGCGGGCCGCGTCCTCATGGCGATCTCCATGGCCATCGCGGCGGTCGTGGAGACGTCCCGCCTCGCCAGCGCGGCGCGCGGCGAGCAGATGAGCATCGCGTGGCAGCTGCCGCAGTACTTCTTCCTCGCCGGCGGGGAGGTCTTCTGCTACATCGCGCAGCTGGAGTTCTTCTACAACGAGGCGCCGGACACCATGAAGAGCATGTGCACCTCGCTGGCGCTGCTCACCATCGCGCTCGGCAGCTACCTCAGCTCCTTCATATACGCCGTCATTGAGCTCCTCACGGCGACGGCGGACAGCCCAGGGTGGATCGCCGACGACCTCAACCAGGGCCACCTCGACTACTTCTTCTGGATAATGGCCGCCATCTCCATGATCAACTTCTTCGTGTACAGCGCCTTTGCCAGGAACTACAAGCTCAAGACGGTCCTCTCGTGA
- the LOC123143316 gene encoding protein NRT1/ PTR FAMILY 8.3 isoform X1, with amino-acid sequence MKKHSIQVPSPRPYVVLDAGEEPERGFAVRAPLLRQLTYRSSPSFKRSKSGLASPSFSASPSFSASPSFSYLASPRPRVLPSPRINEHETLLAIPSPTIQEEAPLPPLLDDHNRPSSKAPFVVLGFECLESTAFNGISTNLVVYLETVLHGSNLASASSVTTWIGTSYLTPIFGAVVADTYWGNYNTILVSLAFYLLGMILVTSSAFLPVAAAGGAVAGATGFFSAKTLAFVGLYLVAIGSGGVRSSLLPFGAEQFDDAVVADREGKAAFFSLFYLCVDFGPIVSGLLIVYIQQNVSWALGFGIATACIAAAYAAFLLATPMYKRTMPTGSPLKSLCQVVVAACRKVSLCPPSDAGLLHEASDKDDEPRIAHTAEFSFFDKAAVYSELDLADRIDGEPGSSWKLCTVTQVEELKILLRLLPVWTTSIIVSVAYSQMNTTFIQQGSAMDINVLSLSIPAASLLSFEVLCVLTWVLLYGWVIVPALSRFSISSGGEPSQLQRMGAGRVLMAISMAIAAVVETSRLASAARGEQMSIAWQLPQYFFLAGGEVFCYIAQLEFFYNEAPDTMKSMCTSLALLTIALGSYLSSFIYAVIELLTATADSPGWIADDLNQGHLDYFFWIMAAISMINFFVYSAFARNYKLKTVLS; translated from the exons ATGAAGAAGCACAGCATCCAAGTGCCGTCGCCGCGGCCGTACGTcgtcctcgacgccggcgaggagccGGAGCGAGGCTTCGCCGTGCGCGCGCCGCTCCTGCGCCAG CTCACCTACCGTTCGTCTCCGTCGTTCAAACGATCCAAGAGCGGCCTCGCCTCCCCCTCCTTCTCGGCGTCGCCCTCCTTCTCGGCGTCCCCTTCCTTCTCCTACTTGGCCTCCCCCAGGCCCAGGGTCCTGCCTTCCCCGAGGATCAATGAACACGAGACCCTGCTCGCCATTCCCTCGCCCACGATCCAAGAGGAGGCCCCGCTACCGCCGCTTCTcgacgaccacaacagacccagcaGCAAGGCGCCATTCGTAGTGCTAG GGTTCGAGTGCCTGGAGAGCACGGCGTTCAACGGCATCTCCACGAACCTGGTGGTGTACCTGGAGACGGTGCTGCACGGCAGCAACCTCGCGAGCGCCTCCAGCGTCACCACCTGGATCGGCACCAGCTACCTGACGCCCATCTTCGGCGCCGTCGTCGCCGACACCTACTGGGGCAACTACAACACCATCCTCGTCTCCCTCGCCTTCTACCTGCTCGGCATGATCCTCGTCACCTCCTCGGCCTTCCTCCCCGTCGCCGCGGCCGGCGGCGCCGTCGCCGGCGCGACCGGCTTCTTCAGCGCCAAGACGCTGGCGTTCGTGGGGCTCTACCTGGTGGCCATCGGGAGCGGCGGCGTGCGGTCCTCGCTGCTCCCCTTCGGCGCGGAGCAGTTCGACGATGCCGTCGTGGCAGACCGGGAGGGCAAGGCGGCCTTCTTCAGCCTCTTCTACCTCTGCGTCGACTTCGGGCCCATCGTCTCCGGCCTCCTCATCGTCTACATCCAGCAGAACGTCAGCTGGGCGCTCGGCTTCGGGATCGCCACCGCCTGCATCGCCGCCGCCTACGCCGCATTCCTGCTCGCCACGCCCATGTACAAGCGCACCATGCCCACCGGCTCGCCGCTCAAGAGCCTCTGCCAGGTCGTCGTCGCCGCCTGCAGGAAGGTCAGCCTCTGCCCGCCCTCTGACGCCGGCCTCCTCCACGAGGCCAGCGACAAGGACGACGAGCCCAGGATTGCGCACACCGCCGAGTTCAGCTTCTTCGACAAGGCGGCCGTTTACTCGGAGCTGGACCTGGCCGACAGGATCGACGGCGAGCCGGGCTCGTCCTGGAAGCTCTGCACCGTCACGCAGGTCGAGGAGCTCAAGATCCTGCTCCGGCTCCTGCCCGTCTGGACGACCAGCATCATCGTCTCCGTGGCCTACTCCCAGATGAACACCACCTTCATCCAGCAGGGCAGCGCCATGGACATCAACGTGCTGTCCCTCTCCATACCGGCGGCGTCGCTGCTCTCCTTTGAGGTGCTCTGCGTGCTCACCTGGGTGCTCCTCTACGGCTGGGTCATCGTGCCCGCGCTGAGCAGGTTCTCCATCTCCTCGGGCGGGGAGCCGTCGCAGCTGCAGCGGATGGGCGCGGGCCGCGTCCTCATGGCGATCTCCATGGCCATCGCGGCGGTCGTGGAGACGTCCCGCCTCGCCAGCGCGGCGCGCGGCGAGCAGATGAGCATCGCGTGGCAGCTGCCGCAGTACTTCTTCCTCGCCGGCGGGGAGGTCTTCTGCTACATCGCGCAGCTGGAGTTCTTCTACAACGAGGCGCCGGACACCATGAAGAGCATGTGCACCTCGCTGGCGCTGCTCACCATCGCGCTCGGCAGCTACCTCAGCTCCTTCATATACGCCGTCATTGAGCTCCTCACGGCGACGGCGGACAGCCCAGGGTGGATCGCCGACGACCTCAACCAGGGCCACCTCGACTACTTCTTCTGGATAATGGCCGCCATCTCCATGATCAACTTCTTCGTGTACAGCGCCTTTGCCAGGAACTACAAGCTCAAGACGGTCCTCTCGTGA